One genomic segment of Colias croceus chromosome 16, ilColCroc2.1 includes these proteins:
- the LOC123698691 gene encoding uncharacterized protein LOC123698691: MDWSVLLAIFLLASTANSNDVQKRALIFPPTSLYGLFVAIAVPLDIPDKNVFVSYNFETNLSPVTNITEIDEVLFPNLPVISRHSRSITRELAYIVLETKFKENGLNGRDCLLRNICEAADTPLHHNGLLGHILHIIFTPSSSKEEGIDDIYYEAELDGQNGDCDKYYDACPVSLFDMITRLVITPH, encoded by the exons ATGGATTGGAGCGTACTTCTGGCAAT TTTTCTCCTGGCTTCCACGGCTAACAGTAATGATGTGCAAAAGCGAGCACTTATCTTCCCGCCAACATCTTTATATGGa ttattcgTCGCCATAGCTGTGCCGTTGGATATACCGGACAAAAACGTATTCGTATCTTATAACTTTGAGACCAACTTATCACCAGTCACTAACATCACGGAGATCGATGAAGTCTTGTTCCCGAATCTACCT GTTATTTCAAGACATAGTAGGAGTATTACCAGGGAGTTGGCGTATATCGTTCtagaaacaaaatttaaaga GAACGGTCTGAACGGAAGAGACTGCTTGCTGCGCAACATCTGTGAAGCGGCAGACACTCCCTTACACCACAATGGACTTTTGGGACATATTCTGCACATTATATTTAC TCCATCATCATCAAAGGAAGAAGGCATCGACGATATATATTACGAAGCAGAATTAGACGGCCAGAATGGTGACTGCGATAAATACTATGATGCCTGTCCAGTCAGTCTGTTCGATATGATTACAAGACTTGTTATAACGCCACATTAA